Genomic window (Candidatus Poribacteria bacterium):
AGATTCCTGTGATTGAGATTTACACACCCCCACTGAATCCCATAAACACCTGCTGTCTCGGAAGCCCCCTCCTGCTCAATCAGCAGATCCCCTGACCTGGCGTCAACGCCTATGAACAGACGCAATGCGTTTTGCCCCTGACGAAACATAATTTCTGCTTTAAGTGGTGCGACTTTTCTTGCCTGTGTTAGCGTTGCTTGGTCGGTCCAGATAGATCCGATATTTCTCCTCAACAATCCACTACGCCCACGAAAACCCGTAACGCCACCGACACCGAGCGGGAGAGTATACGTTTCTTCTGTGAGTTTGTTATAGAGGTGGGTGAGAACACCGTCGGTGAACTGGACTTGATAGGTATCGGTTTCCACGAAGACGTTATTGTCAACAACCTCAATTTCGGCACAAGGTGCCACTTGAGGGTAAAACAGACAGAATATTCCACTCAGAACGATTACGACTAAAAAACGCAAAATGCTTTTCTCCTCCGAAACTCAAACGTACAACGCCTCAAACACTTCAAAACAATCAGGGAACGCTTTGCTGACCCACTAAGGCATTTCTCCAGCTTGCTGTAACGCATCGCTGACGAGCGATGGGCTCAGACGGACTCCATTCTCCAGCAACACGTTTAAAAGAGGTGTGACTGCATCAATGAATCCTCTTTCCTTTGCTTCCAGCAAAAGACCAACCGTGCCAGTATAAGGCACTCCGATGCGTTCAGCGTACCGTCGGGCATCCCGATCATCAAGAATCACGAGACGTGCTTCGTGTTCTTCAGCAAGCACGAAAACCGCGGCTTCACCGAGATCTATTTCCGCGTGTGTCGCTATATTTTCTGGGTTATGTAAACGGACGGTTCTAATCCACGGCGCGCTTTTGAGGGCGGCCTCGCGAGCGTGGCGTTCGGTCGCGAAAAACTCATCTCGAACTTCTTCCGGAATTAACACTTCAGTGTAGAGTTCCCGCAACAATGGGAAAAGATTGAGTACCCAAAGACCTACGAGTGGACTCGTATTACTGATAACTGGCTTTTCTGGCACTCTCAACGTCCTTTCGGAGCTCTTCGGCGGTGAGCCTAATAGGCGAGAGCCCATATTTACCCAGAGTATAGATAAATTCTTCGCGGGACATACCTGCAAATCGAGCAGCTAGACCCGTGCTGAGTTCCTCGTTTTCGTAAGCCTTCAAGGCTAGTTTCAGGCGTGCACCTTCCTCAAATTCACGGAGTTCTATTTGGGGAGCCAGCATGTCCGCGACATCCGCCGGTATCTGAATCTTCGTTTTCTGCGCAAAGGCGTGGGTACTCTCATAGAAGTGATGAAACAGCGCGCTGATATCAACACGCAGAATAGTAGCAACAGTGAAATCGGCTTTCGCTTTTTTCCAGTGCCCGTAATGTAACCAAGCCACCCCGCAAGTCCCGTAAGCCACCCCCACGTCCGGATTCAGTCTAAGTGCCTTTGTACAGTCGTAAACCGCGCGGTGAATATCTAACCTGCTGAGATAGAGACTCCCGCGATTGGCGTAGGGTTCAGCGAGTCCTGGATTCAAGCCTATTGCCGTGCTATAATCCTGGACGGCATAGATGATTTCACCTTTTTTTTTATAAGCGATGCCGCGATTGTTATACGCTTCCGCATAATCACGTTTAAACTGGATTGCCCCATTATAATCAGCGAGAGCTTTGTCCACCTCGCCTTTTCTCATATAAGCCAGTCCGCGATTGTAATGGGCATTAACATAATCCGGTTGCAGTTCAATCGCTTTACCAAAAGTAGGGATAGCCAGGTCGTGCTCGCCGCTTTCGCTGTAGGTGATACCGCGAACGTTGTATATTTCTGCCTCGGTGCGCTGTGGGTGGACGAGTTTTGGCATGCCTTCAGTATGGTGACTGTGAGCAAACCCGCAGTGAACATACGGATCGATGATTTTTTTGTTGCTTTGTTTAGACGATGCAGGTTGCTGATGCGTCTCAGCCTTTTTCGGGGCAGTGTTTGCGCTGCCCGATTCATTCGCTACGTTTAGCGTTTGCATACCTTTTCCTCAGCGTAGGTGCCACACAGCATTGTATTATTCTTATACCCAACTTACATTGATTTAAGGATACCACAAAATCCGCTAACTGTCAATGTTCATAAAAACGATATTTTCAGGCATATAACCGTTCCAATACTTCAAAATAATTCGGGAACGTTTTGCTGACACAGTCCGGATCGTTAATTTGAATCCCGTTTGCCTTTAGACCGACGAGCGAAAACGCCATCGCCATGCGGTGGTCTTCATACGTATCAATCGCTGCAGGGGTAACAGGTGAAGGCGAAATTTCAAGTCCGTCTTGATGCTCAATCACAGGCACGCCTAATTTCCGTAACTCCGTCACCATCGCATGAATCCGATCGGTTTCTTGCCAGCGGGTGTGTTCAATGTTTCGAAGGGTCACTTTGCTATCGGCGAAGGGCGCAATGGCTGCGAGGGTTAGGGAGGTATCCGAAATCGCCCGCATATCCGCATCGACGCCCTTCAATTGGCGTGGACCGGTAAGGGTAATCCCACCGTCGGAAACAGTGATCTGACAACCCATCCGTTCCAAAATACGCACAAATTGGACATCACCTTGCTTGGAATCTAAGGACAGATGTTGGGTAGTGACACGTCCACCTGTGAGTGCAGCCGCCGCGAAGAAATAGGAGGCGTTGGAAGCATCTGGTTCAACGTTATAGATACGCGGCTGATACCGCTGTCCCTCTTCAATCCGAAAATACCTATAACCTTCGCTGACAACCTCGACACCAAATGCCTCCATGACTGCGAGTGTAATGTCAATATAGGGCATCTCGCGTTCTCCGACGACTTGAATCTCTACGCCGTTTTTAGCATAGGGCGCAATGAGTAGCAACGCTGTCAAGAATTGACTGCTCTTAGAGACATCAAGTCGGGTCTTTCCACCCTCCAATCCGTTTGCCTCAATAATGACTGGGAGATGTCC
Coding sequences:
- a CDS encoding tetratricopeptide repeat protein; this encodes MQTLNVANESGSANTAPKKAETHQQPASSKQSNKKIIDPYVHCGFAHSHHTEGMPKLVHPQRTEAEIYNVRGITYSESGEHDLAIPTFGKAIELQPDYVNAHYNRGLAYMRKGEVDKALADYNGAIQFKRDYAEAYNNRGIAYKKKGEIIYAVQDYSTAIGLNPGLAEPYANRGSLYLSRLDIHRAVYDCTKALRLNPDVGVAYGTCGVAWLHYGHWKKAKADFTVATILRVDISALFHHFYESTHAFAQKTKIQIPADVADMLAPQIELREFEEGARLKLALKAYENEELSTGLAARFAGMSREEFIYTLGKYGLSPIRLTAEELRKDVESARKASYQ
- the aroA gene encoding 3-phosphoshikimate 1-carboxyvinyltransferase, giving the protein MIEIQPIRKPIDATIEVPGSKSYTNRALLVAALARGASTVTGALFSDDTRYMRNALQKLGVEIHADEKQARFDIHGNGGDIPVSNAELYIGNSGTTSRSLTAYVSLGRGTFVIDGDAPMRHGRPIADLLDALTQIGVSARSQFGNGHLPVIIEANGLEGGKTRLDVSKSSQFLTALLLIAPYAKNGVEIQVVGEREMPYIDITLAVMEAFGVEVVSEGYRYFRIEEGQRYQPRIYNVEPDASNASYFFAAAALTGGRVTTQHLSLDSKQGDVQFVRILERMGCQITVSDGGITLTGPRQLKGVDADMRAISDTSLTLAAIAPFADSKVTLRNIEHTRWQETDRIHAMVTELRKLGVPVIEHQDGLEISPSPVTPAAIDTYEDHRMAMAFSLVGLKANGIQINDPDCVSKTFPNYFEVLERLYA
- a CDS encoding DUF3368 domain-containing protein encodes the protein MGSRLLGSPPKSSERTLRVPEKPVISNTSPLVGLWVLNLFPLLRELYTEVLIPEEVRDEFFATERHAREAALKSAPWIRTVRLHNPENIATHAEIDLGEAAVFVLAEEHEARLVILDDRDARRYAERIGVPYTGTVGLLLEAKERGFIDAVTPLLNVLLENGVRLSPSLVSDALQQAGEMP